The following are encoded together in the Raphanus sativus cultivar WK10039 unplaced genomic scaffold, ASM80110v3 Scaffold2700, whole genome shotgun sequence genome:
- the LOC130505923 gene encoding early nodulin-like protein 21, whose translation MSPSEKITLVTVLVSFYMFSCVSSTELEVGGEDGWVVPNSNKSHGDMFNQWASHNRFKVGDTIRFKYKKDSVLVVSEDEYKQCKATKPQLYSNNQDTVFKLDRPGLFYFISGVSGHCEKGQKMIIKVMETESSPDSPPPSSPSSLPGSTHKKSSALKTAVKFTSSCFVVLIVSVLVWH comes from the exons ATGAGTCCATCTGAGAAGATCACTCTTGTTActgttcttgtttcattttatatgttttcatgtGTTTCAAGTACTGAACTTGAAGTTGGAGGAGAAGATGGTTGGGTCGTACCAAACTCTAACAAGTCTCACGGGGATATGTTTAACCAATGGGCTTCTCACAACCGGTTTAAAGTCGGCGACACTATCc GTTTCAAATACAAGAAAGACTCAGTGTTGGTGGTGTCAGAAGACGAGTACAAGCAATGCAAGGCCACTAAACCGCAACTCTATTCCAACAACCAAGACACCGTCTTCAAACTAGACCGTCCTGGTTTGTTTTACTTCATCAGCGGTGTCTCGGGCCACTGTGAAAAGGGTCAGAAGATGATCATTAAAGTCATGGAGACCGAGTCTTCGCCAgattctcctcctccttcctcaCCTTCTTCTCTCCCGGGTTCAACTCACAAGAAGAGCAGTGCGTTAAAAACCGCTGTCAAGTTCACTAGTTCCTGCTTTGTGGTTCTTATTGTTTCGGTTTTGGTTTGGCATTAG